Proteins encoded by one window of Perca fluviatilis chromosome 13, GENO_Pfluv_1.0, whole genome shotgun sequence:
- the ripor2 gene encoding LOW QUALITY PROTEIN: rho family-interacting cell polarization regulator 2 (The sequence of the model RefSeq protein was modified relative to this genomic sequence to represent the inferred CDS: inserted 1 base in 1 codon), with amino-acid sequence MAMTDIAEDNLDEMMREEAEDVFYEDGVSSRVPEIMAAGTHSPGGPNGIIRSQSFAGFSTLQERRSRCNSFMGNSAVQKKPLSKPKKPHLSGHKGGSSSKEPQPKRLEEVYNALKQGLDEYLEVHQTELDKLMSLMKDMKRNSRLGVLYDLDKQIKTIERYMRRLEFHMSKVDELYEAFCIQSRLREGASRMKQAFSSSPSTKGTKESIAEVNRRYKEYTENMSTFESELENLLGEFHIKMKGLAGFARLCPGDQYEIYMRYGRQRWKLKGRIEVNSRQSWDGDEMVFMPLITDLINIKVTELKGLANHMLVGSVICETKELFTAMPQVVAVDVNDLGTIKLNLEVTWYPFDVEDLTLSSGNVSKATALQRRVSVYSQGTPETPTFQDSSFFKWRPYPVERQRLSFLHMLRDTLLEKLRSSRSFGDLASLRPRPKSSLEVYSTLPDDVFENGGCGVAECKRLSFTFSDTSGSTPSPAPSSHSPGLSNPEITVTPPEIDPSPIQILPTREDSIAEEHLVEEEEDEEYEEDGETGSRGSRGTSASLASDEAEVAEDSEWERTESQRNSSSNCGSAAPSLCSDGHLSTVASEDVFLDHADELKPVELDTEEAGSLTRQLVKRLTSSEIVPPSGSSTEGGGNLSWAGEGSRAFLESSLEEAIHSLLMRLESLTHRCRELQDLEQEVMRLEDLLKCRLXGHRSRSSSLSLTVESALESFDFLNTSDFDDEDTGDDNAILSNPPQRSPLFDTDGERIGGQHPEARGHLSEALTEDTGVGNSVAGSPLPLTTGNENLDVAIVIHLQYCNHLIQRRSLLLKLSGQTQLLEELAEISADRLGAITSAADVLPGLAERPQLMTLWSECSGSAGLFHTTLDRVFKHMNQRYTAVLQERHPHSADTVIGVVVGEMVDRSDLVAAHNPSAAELSQDVLTVFQFHSYILQHEVHEMETHLLHLAREEVFAEALCSGDYSRCLAELKEVPVSSLWPRNDTLRALACLLTAEDPQVNKAAADYISSASNSHFRTRAVECYTHALSEAGVQSQRAACSALSCLQAVESIKAVVALCDSADEELRHVAIETLLTFGEEGRLAYEQLDTVPGEIFRLGTRRGNAVTTAF; translated from the exons GAGTGTCATCCCGTGTCCCGGAGATCATGGCGGCCGGCACTCACTCCCCCGGAGGGCCCAACGGCATAATCCGGAGTCAGTCTTTTGCCGGCTTCAGCACGCTACAGGAACGACGCTCTCG gtgtaacTCTTTCATGGGGAACTCAGCGGTGCAGAAGAAGCCTCTGTCCAAGCCAAAGAAGCCCCACCTGTCCGGACACAAAGGAGGCAGCAGCTCCAAAGAGCCACAGCCCAAAAGACTTGAGGAAGTCTACAATGCACTCAAACAAGGCCTGGA TGAGTATCTTGAAGTTCATCAAACAGAGCTGGACAAACTGATGTCTCTGATGAAGGACATGAAGAGGAACTCTCGCCTG ggAGTGCTGTACGATCTTGACAAG CAAATCAAAACCATTGAGCGATACATGAGACGTCTGGAGTTTCACATGAGCAAG GTGGACGAGCTGTACGAGGCCTTTTGCATCCAGAGCCGTCTGAGGGAAGGTGCTAGCCGTATGAAGCAagccttctcctcctctccctccactAAAGGCACCAAGGAGAGCATCGCAGAGGTCAACCGTCGCTACAAAGAATACACTGAG aacaTGAGCACGTTCGAGAGCGAACTGGAGAACCTGCTCGGGgagtttcatatcaaaatgaaGG gtttGGCAGGCTTTGCTAGGCTCTGTCCTGGAGACCAGTATGAG aTCTACATGCGGTATGGTCGCCAGCGGTGGAAGTTGAAGGGAAGGATTGAAGTGAACTCCAGACAGAGTTGGGATGGAGACGAGATGGTCTTCATGCCTCTCATCACTGACCTCATCAACATCAAG GTGACGGAGCTGAAGGGCCTGGCCAATCACATGCTGGTGGGCAGCGTGATCTGTGAGACGAAGGAGTTGTTTACTGCCATGCCTCAGGTGGTGGCTGTTGACGTCAACGACCTCGGGACCATCAAACTCAACCTGGAGGTCACGTGGTA CCCCTTTGATGTTGAGGACCTGACTCTGTCATCTGGTAACGTGAGTAAAGCTACCGCACTCCAAAGACGAGTGTCGGTCTACAGCCAGGGCACGCCGGAGACCCCAACTTTCCAGGATTCCTCCTTCTTT AAGTGGCGGCCATATCCTGTGGAGCGCCAGCGCCTCTCCTTCCTACACATGCTCCGAGACACCCTGCTAGAGAAGCTAAGGAGCAGTCGCTCGTTTGGTGACCTGGCCTCACTCCGGCCAAGGCCCAAATCCAGTCTGGAGGTCTAT TCCACTTTACCAGATGATGTCTTTGAGAACGGTGGCTGCGGCGTGGCCGAGTGCAAGCGTCTCTCCTTCACCTTCTCGGACACGTCTGGTTCCACGCCCAGCCCTGCCCCGAGCTCCCACTCCCCCGGCTTGTCCAACCCTGAGATCACAGTCACCCCTCCAGAAATTGACCCATCACCTATACAAATCCTCCCAACTAGGGAGGACTCCATTGCTGAGGAGCATTTagttgaggaagaggaggatgaggagtaCGAAGAGGATGGGGAGACGGGTAGTAGAGGAAGTAGGGGCACCAGTGCCAGCCTTGCCAGTGATGAAGCTGAGGTGGCAGAGGACTCGGAGTGGGAGCGTACAGAGTCCCAGCGAAATTCTAGCTCCAACTGTGGTTCAGCTGCCCCATCCCTCTGCTCTGACGGCCACCTGTCTACAGTGGCTTCAGAGGATGTTTTCTTAGACCACGCTGACGAACTGAAACCCGTGGAACTGGACACAGAGGAGGCAGGCAGCCTGACCAGGCAGCTAGTGAAGAGGCTGACTTCTTCGGAAATTGTGCCGCCAAGTGGGAGCTCCACGGAAGGAGGAGGAAATCTGAGCTGGGCAGGAGAGGGGAGCAGGGCTTTCCTGGAGAGCAGCTTGGAGGAGGCCATCCACAGCCTACTGATGAGGCTGGAGTCTCTGACTCACCGCTGCCGagagctgcaggacctggagcagGAAGTGATGCGTCTGGAGGACCTGCTCAAG TGTCGTC CGGGTCACAGGAGCCGGTCATCCAGCCTCAGTCTGACAGTGGAGAGTGCTCTTGAGAGTTTCGACTTCCTCAACACCTCTGACTTTGATGACGAGGATACCGGAGACGATAATGCCATCCTTAGCAACCCCCCACAGAGGTCTCCACTTTTTGATACAGACGGAGAAAGGATCGG TGGACAGCATCCAGAAGCCAGAGGGCACCTTAGTGAAGCCCTGACGGAGGACACCGGGGTGGGCAACAGCGTGGCAGGAAGCCCCCTGCCACTCACCACTGGAAACGAGAACCTGGACGTGGCGATCGTCATCCACCTGCAGTACTGTAATCACCTCATACAG CGTCGCAGTCTTCTCCTCAAGCTGTCCGGACAGACTCAGTTGTTAGAGGAGCTAGCAGAGATCAGTGCGGACAGACTGGGAGCCATTACATCTGCTGCTGATG ttCTCCCGGGCCTCGCAGAGCGCCCACAGCTGATGACTCTGTGGTCAGAGTGCAGCGGGTCTGCAGGACTTTTCCACACCACACTGGACAGAGTGTTCAAACACATGAACCAGCGCTACACAGCAGTGCTGCAGGAGAGACACCCACACAGCGCTGACACAG TGATTGGTGTCGTAGTGGGCGAGATGGTGGACAGGAGCGATCTGGTGGCAGCACACAACCCTTCTGCCGCTGAGCTCTCCCAGGACGTCCTGACGGTGTTTCAGTTCCACAGCTACATCTTACAACATGAAGTGCATGAGATGGAGACGCATCTGCTGCATCTGGCCAGAGAAG AGGTGTTTGCAGAGGCTCTGTGCAGTGGGGATTATTCTCGGTGTCTAGCAGAACTGAAGGAGGTGCCTGTGTCATCCCTGTGGCCGAGAAATGACACCCTGAGGGCCCTGGCCTGCCTGCTCACTGCAGAGGACCCTCAGGTTAACAAGGCGGCAGCTGACTACATCTCTTCTGCATCAAACAGCCACTTCAGGACCAga GCAGTGGAGTGCTACACCCATGCGCTGTCAGAGGCTGGAGTTCAGAGCCAGAGGGCAGCCTGTTCAGCTCTCAGTTGTCTGCAG GCCGTAGAGAGCATCAAGGCGGTGGTAGCACTGTGTGATTCAGCTGATGAAGAGCTTCGCCATGTTGCCATAGAAACCCTGCTCACATTTG GTGAGGAGGGGCGGCTGGCGTACGAGCAGCTGGACACGGTGCCGGGGGAAATCTTCCGCCTGGGCACACGGCGAGGAAACGCTGTCACTACTGCCTTCTGA